The genomic stretch ACACCATTTATTCTAAAAAGATCAGCCATATTAACAAAATCCAAGATCTTACCTTCATCAATTCCTGTAGCTTCGGCCAGTTCTTTCCTTCCTTTTTTTGAAGCTCCTTTTTCCAATAATGCTTCCACGGTTTTCACCGTTGCTTTGGCAAATTTCTCTTGGTACGCAGGACCAATTCCTTCAATACTTGTGATAGTTTTTGACATGGTTGTAAACAAATTATAAAATTGAAAATAAATATAAACTTGGGGTGCGATAACAATGCTGTCCGTTAAAGCACTAAGACAAAGCCTTTTAGACAGAGTTTAGTACAATCCAGCGCTACCGCTCTATAAATTCATATTGAAAAGAGTAGGCTATCATTTAAACATATTGCCCAGGCCACCCAGCATATCTCCTGCCTTTCCTTTGAGGATGTCACCGGCACTACCTCCGATAAGCTTCATTAAGTCCCCTTTTCCGGCATTTCCACCTGTTTGTCCCATGATCTTATCGAGTACCAATGGCAGGACAAAGTTGCTGATCTGCTGTGCAATCCCTTCAGAAACACCCAGTTTGGAGATATAATCACTGGCCAAGTTTCCTGCAAATTTCTGGAACATGCTGCCTCCAGCTGCTCCACTTCCTTGATTGATCATATTGAGCAGTCCATCCAGGTTACCGCCTGCGGCTTCTTTAGTCGCCGTGGCAGTGAGGGATTCTTGTGTCGTGTCCACTGCTTTGGAGGCTTGCTCTTCTGACAATCCAAACTGACTGGTAATTTTTGAAATCACCTCTGGCCCCACATTTTTTAAAATTTCATTAATCATGTTAAAACAGTTAAGTTGTGTATTACTTCAAAAAGATGGAGGTTACAATTCATCCATAACCCTGCCTGCTTTTTAACAAATCACTTTTAATATAATAAAAATTTACAAATCATTTAACACCTCTCCCTGATATTAACAGTAAATTATAAAATCCTTAACAAAAACCCATAACAATCACCCGAACCGACTTATTTCATCGTGATTTTCACATCCTGGTCATTGTTCCTTTTTTGTTAAAGGTCAAAAAAGGACCTGATAATGTTAATAAAACTTAAAAAAACGGAAAAAACTGCGGACATTTCCTACAAATTTAAGTTCTTTAGGCTCGATTAGACAGAGAGTAGATTACTATGCC from Echinicola soli encodes the following:
- a CDS encoding DUF4332 domain-containing protein, with protein sequence MSKTITSIEGIGPAYQEKFAKATVKTVEALLEKGASKKGRKELAEATGIDEGKILDFVNMADLFRINGVASQFAELLKATGVDTVKELRTRNPENLHKSLTETNEAKKLTRTVPALSQIEDFIDQAKSLDPVVTH
- a CDS encoding DUF937 domain-containing protein; translation: MINEILKNVGPEVISKITSQFGLSEEQASKAVDTTQESLTATATKEAAGGNLDGLLNMINQGSGAAGGSMFQKFAGNLASDYISKLGVSEGIAQQISNFVLPLVLDKIMGQTGGNAGKGDLMKLIGGSAGDILKGKAGDMLGGLGNMFK